The following coding sequences are from one Peromyscus eremicus chromosome X, PerEre_H2_v1, whole genome shotgun sequence window:
- the Rpa4 gene encoding replication protein A 30 kDa subunit: MMSKGGFGSNDSFSGGDGASGASGSHDQARAQDLGLPLTMMSRPGIHSIVPCFISQLLTAIEVDNVFKIRGFALHRVSIVGMIMEAKKASQYIMYKIDDMTAKGIEGRQPLSRDRVRQPVIPLPVGVYAKVLGVLQSSDGTTLLGILSIRVLEDMNELSTHTLEVVNVHMMLDQSREGVTPGRQLLTQARAPVSVARVSKYSGLNFIHKEVLFLIQECSHQEGKAVTELRRELLGVTEEAITQAIEYLIMTGHISPTIDRQHLKIVG, encoded by the coding sequence ATGATGAGTAAGGGTGGGTTTGGGAGCAATGACAGCTTTTCTGGTGGTGACGGGGCTAGTGGAGCTAGTGGCAGCCATGACCAAGCCAGAGCTCAGGACTTGGGGCTTCCTTTGACCATGATGAGCAGGCCTGGCATTCACAGCATTGTGCCTTGCTTCATAAGCCAGTTGCTCACTGCCATTGAGGTTGATAATGTGTTTAAGATCAGGGGGTTTGCACTTCATCGGGTCTCCATCGTGGGGATGATCATGGAGGCCAAGAAAGCTTCTCAGTATATCATGTACAAGATCGATGATATGACCGCGAAGGGCATTGAGGGCAGGCAGCCCCTGTCTCGAGATAGAGTCAGGCAACCTGTGATTCCGCTGCCAGTTGGAGTGTATGCAAAAGTGCTTGGTGTCCTCCAGTCCTCGGATGGAACCACACTGCTTGGGATCCTGAGCATCCGCGTTCTAGAAGATATGAATGAGCTATCCACACACACCCTGGAGGTCGTCAATGTCCACATGATGCTGGATCAAAGCCGTGAAGGCGTGACCCCAGGAAGGCAGCTCTTGACCCAGGCCCGAGCCCCCGTGTCAGTTGCCAGGGTTTCTAAGTATTCGGGTCTTAATTTCATCCATAAGGAAGTGCTGTTTCTGATTCAAGAGTGTTCTCACCAGGAAGGGAAGGCTGTTACTGAGCTGCGAAGGGAGCTCCTTGGAGTTACTGAGGAAGCCATCACTCAAGCCATTGAGTATCTGATTATGACAGGACACATCTCTCCCACCATAGATCGCCAACACCTTAAAATTGTTGGTTGA